From the Candoia aspera isolate rCanAsp1 chromosome 3, rCanAsp1.hap2, whole genome shotgun sequence genome, the window GACAGGTACCAAAACCTGTATGTTCCATACCAAGCAGAGAGGCCCACCGAAGTGCCAAAAATCTTATCCCAAAAATTATGGAAATATACAGCAGTGGTAAATAACATAAAAAGCCAGATAAAGGCCAAACAAGTCAGTGCTAAGAATAAACTGTTCACCACTGTGTGCAGTCTGGTGCCTTGAAAGGTTTTCACACTGGGCATCACAGCCATCTCTTCTAGAATCATTAGAACACAATAtgaaaggaggaaggaatgtCCCGAGATATCAAAATTTTGCCATATCCCACCAGCTTGTAGGCACTGTAGCTTGTTGGAATGTTCTTGAGTCACTACATCAAGGGATGATGATTTGTAACAACTGCCTGTGAAGGCCTGAATGAGCAAAAATACACTTGTGCATGTATACCAAATGATAGTGCCAACCAACAGTGTGACAAGTCGTAAAAGTACAGGCAAAATATTCTGGATGACATGGTAGTTGGTGATAGAGATGAATGGCAACAGCAGACAGAATGTCCAAGCCCAAGCAAATTTCACAAAATAGCTGTCAGAGAGAAAAATATAGTGAGTGCCAGGCAATATAGGTTACTAAATCATGTAATCTACATCCATCCTGATTAATTTCTGTATCTGTTAGGGGGAATCTTGCACCCATACTTACAAACCCCGTAATGGGAGAGTCAACATTTGATTTCATCTAAAGCAATGTCTAGGATCTAAGGAGAAATGTAAAATGTTAAGGTCCAATTTAGCACCTTTTAATAATGTCCAATTACAGTTCCTATTACTCTCAGCTACAGTGGTATATTGGCTGAGGGTAACTATGGTTGTAATCAGCAAACGACAGTTGTAATAAGATTGGCTGAGGAATGACTTAACCTTTTAGGTAACTACATGGGAACTAAAAACTTTCCCTAAAATACAATCTAGTCACATTTCAAATTTCATAAGAAAATATTCCTCAGAAGGAGtaagaaagaagcaaagaaatttCTAAACATTAAACTGACAGGCTGAGCTTCCATGCAGTTTAAGACTTTCACATAATAAATAATACCAAAATGGCTTCCCAGATCAGCCATATTTACTTCCtcctagtttggtgtagtggttaaggcaccaggctagaaagcaggagactgtgagttctagtcctaccttaggcacaaagccagctgggtgaccttgggccagtcactttctctcacccctaggaaggaggcaacggcaaaccacttctgaaaaacctgccaagaaaactgcagggacttctccaggcagtctccaagaattgaacatgattgaacagatttttaaaaagtccatgcTACCCTTACAAACTTAACAAAGTTTGTTTGGTTTACTTTTGGTTGAGTTAAACAGATTAGTAatttagtaaaaataaaatctcgAGTTGAACTTCAATCTTGGTGATTTTGTAGCCACACACCTGTAGTTTTCTTAGTAACAATACTGAAGTCATTTGCCACTACCCTCTTctaagatgtttttcaacttcctattCTTACCTAAACCATGGGATTTTTCTGGTGATCTCCCTTCTAAGAACTTACCTTGCTTAAATTTGAGAGACAACGACCTAGTTTTTACAGGATTGCAATTCAATACTTGGTTACTACTCTCCAGACTAGTAATTAACCTTACTTTATTAAATTAGTATACTTGTTACAACATATTCTTCCCACAGTTCAGAAAAAGTGAAGATCCGTTAGTctgtggaaccaattacccagtaAGGACAATGAGGTCCCTTTTACTGGATGTGCTCAGGCAGAAGCTGAACAATTATATGTTGCAATGTCTTAACCTTAATTCCCTCACTGAGCAGGATTTAGTTAAGACATTAATGGAAGTAGACTCCATAGCCTCATTGGCCCTTTCCCAAACTACAAACTTGGGAAGCAGGTTAGAAATGTGGCTccgatatagacagacagacagacatagatatatagagggaaagagagagagagagagaccctcaGCCTAATTTACAGGACAGCAAGGCTCTTCTGGCCCACAGGCCCCCATTCGAAGTCCTCACATTCCGTCAACGCCCTGCAGCAAGCCCCCTACACTTTCCCCCGCTGCCAGCCGCTTCCTGCAGTTCGGGTGTCCCCGCTGCAAGCGAGGCCCTGCCCCCCAGATCcccgttcctcctcctcctcctcctccctcctccaacGCCCAGAACGCAAGAGTCAGAGCAAGCCCCTCACATGTTGAGCGCGTTGCGCTTGTCACTCAGGTAAGTAGCAGCCAGCGGCACTAATTCTTTAACGAGGGATCCGGTCACCATGAAGCCCATCAATGCCCACGGCATCATCCGCCGCACCGAACAGTGGGTCAAGTAAGGCAGAA encodes:
- the FITM2 gene encoding acyl-coenzyme A diphosphatase FITM2, with the translated sequence MEFVDQATRFFLPYLTHCSVRRMMPWALMGFMVTGSLVKELVPLAATYLSDKRNALNIYFVKFAWAWTFCLLLPFISITNYHVIQNILPVLLRLVTLLVGTIIWYTCTSVFLLIQAFTGSCYKSSSLDVVTQEHSNKLQCLQAGGIWQNFDISGHSFLLSYCVLMILEEMAVMPSVKTFQGTRLHTVVNSLFLALTCLAFIWLFMLFTTAVYFHNFWDKIFGTSVGLSAWYGTYRFWYLSPLSPGLPPKRTLYFSKSNRRL